Proteins from a genomic interval of Zingiber officinale cultivar Zhangliang chromosome 2A, Zo_v1.1, whole genome shotgun sequence:
- the LOC122041029 gene encoding protein CURVATURE THYLAKOID 1A, chloroplastic-like, with the protein MAATASAASCPAAVLAGARIPSPVAVTVTARPTVRFFSPPRLYSSSKLLHLDSQSQDVGRFSSLRARASSDESSASVDDVIADLKAKWDSLEDKSTVLLYGGGALVALWLSSIVVGAINSVPLLPKVLELVGLGYTGWFVYRYVLFKERRKELASDIENLKKKIAGSGE; encoded by the exons ATGGCGGCGACGGCATCTGCAGCGTCATGCCCCGCGGCGGTTCTGGCCGGAGCCCGCATTCCCTCGCCTGTCGCTGTCACTGTCACTGCTCGACCCACCGTCCGCTTCTTCTCTCCGCCTCGACTTTATTCTTCGTCCAAACTCCTCCATCTTGACTCCCAATCGCAAG ATGTTGGCAGATTCTCTTCACTCCGTGCAAGAGCTTCTTCAGATGAGTCCTCTGCCTCTGTTGATGATGTCATTGCAGATTTGAAGGCGAAA TGGGATTCACTGGAGGACAAATCCACTGTGCTCTTATATGGTGGTGGCGCGCTTGTTGCGTTGTGGCTATCATCGATTGTTGTTGGGGCAATCAACTCAGTTCCTCTG CTTCCAAAAGTCCTGGAGTTAGTAGGGCTTGGATATACTGGATGGTTTGTGTATCGCTACGTGCTTTTTAAG GAAAGGAGAAAAGAGCTTGCCAGTGACATTGAAAATTTGAAGAAAAAGATTGCTGGATCGGGCGAATGA